accaccaccaccagcaaCCACCACCTCCTCCCAACATGATGGTCGGCATGGGACCCACCCAATACTCTCCCTCCATGATGGCCCCCACCACCGCCCGATTTCCCTTTACCTCCGTCGTCCACCACCAGCATCAGCAGcaccagcaacaacaacagcagcaaCAGCAGCAGCACCACCAGCACCAGCACCAGCACCAGCACCAGCAGCCGCCCGTTCCACCCACCAACAACAACGGCAACGCCGCTAACGATAACAACAACACCGTCGCGCTTTACGACGGTTCCTCTTCCGCCCTTAAGCCCTGCGGATTCCCCACCACCGACTCCGCCTCCGCCGCCAAGAAGAAGAGGGGCCGACCCCGGAAGTACTCCCCAGACGGCAACATTGCCTTGGGACTCTCTACCACCCACGCCTCTCCCTCTCCCGCAGTACCACCACGCGCCGATTCCTCTGCCGGAGGTTCTGGTGGCGGTGGCGCAACCCCCTCATCGGAGCCTCTGGCCAAGAAGCACAGAGGGAGGCCTCCTGGCTCCGGCAAAAAGCAGATGGATGCGCTTGGTACTATTATTTGTTTgaagtaattttctttttaatgtcATTGGTTCGTTGGCTATCGATTAATGGCTTTCTTTATTGGAATGTGCAGGAGCTGGTGGGATAGGTTTTACTCCGCACGTGATCTTAGTGGAGTCTGGTGAGGTATGCAGTAGGATCACTGAGACATAGATGAAGCTAATGATTATGAGTTCTATATAGTCTACAAATCACTgatattaactaattatctatcttcttagttgcatttttttgggttttgattACTATTTGGTTCAATGGATGCTTGAAATAGAAGCAGAATTAATACTTGCAATGAGTTTAGATTGTTTTGGTTACTGTAGTATCTCAATATATTTGGTAAATGGAAGTGGCATGATGGTTTCATGTATTCATTGAGTGTTGATGTTGGTACCGTGTTATTGGATTGCCTCTTTCCATTTTAGTGATGATGGATATAATGCTTCGCTTTCAGGATTTTGAAGGTTGGTTATGTTATAAATTGCATTGATAGTGTAGATCACCTGTATCTGTATTGCAATCTTATATTGTGAATTACTTTCTTTTTAGGTGGGTTTGTAAATCATCTTCTTCTTAAGTATCCATTGTCTTATATCCTTCTTCTCACTGGCATGTTTCTCTTGTTTGCAGGATGTTGCAGCTAAAATTATGGCCTTCTGCCAGCAAGGACCTCGGACTGTAGTCATTCTTTCGGCTAATGGTGCAATCTGTAATGTCACCCTTAAGCAGCCGACAACGTTGGGGGGTACTGTGACATACGAGGTACTTTTTTAGGTCCCTTTTACAATATATTAACAACTGTTTATCTGCCATGATGAAAGATTTATTAATATTGTTTATATCAATGATATGGTATAATATATACTTGCTTGGTAATTGATATGCATATTCCTAAAAGTATGGGTTGGCGAGGACATGAAACTACATGCATTTCTTGTTGTCTAGCATGTAATCAACATATTCCATATTCTCCACTATTTTGCTTGTAAATGTATAATCTATCAGTATTATATATCATAGTGCTTCATTTACCTCGTAATAAAACATGAAAGCCTGTGTACCTTGTGGGATACCAGCTGAAATAATAGTTTTGTATCTTTAATTTAACATCCTTTCTTTATATTCCCGTCGTTTTGGTTGGTTAAATAATTTGCAAGTGTTATTTTCTGTGCCATTGAAGAGATTTGGAATCATAAAATCTTGAATTACTGGAACTATTTAGGCACATCTACTTTAAGAAAAGGTTTCAAAAGGTATACTGAATTCTGCATGTTCAGTTAGAATTAAAAACCttaaaattgatttgaatgatATTGGATTAGAATCTGAGTTATGAGATGCATATGAAATGTTTTCGGAGGGAGCTGGACCTTACATTGTATGGTGCAGCTCCACCAGGATTCTGTATCCATATGTAATTTGGCCAGCGAAGGAAAGATCTTTCATATTTTGAAGTGCCTTCCACAATTTAATTTGTCAGGTTAAAAGTCATCACCTTTCTACTCCCTTTCTTGTCTATCTCAGGTTTTTTCTGTTGATCCAACAACTAAGAATGCTGTGAAGCTTTACGTGAAGTATTACTTATAAGAATATCTTGATGAGAATTTTTCATGGTTGCttaattaaaaatgttaaataaacACATGGATCAGCACTCATTTTCTTGATGTATATTTAATCCTCTGATCAGCActcatttattatattttttgtttttaggaTTGTGAAGGGAATTATGAGACACAGGAAATTAGAAaaatgttttattatttattctttttccatcacaaaattttgaaaagaaaaaaaacaccaaaattgagagtcagaaaatgaaaatagataCCAAACACTTTGCGTGTTTTTTTCAAGTGTTGTTTTAACCTGTTTTTCTTAGACCAGTTGTTGTTGGTCTGATAATAATTTGGGTAGTGGTGATGGGGGGTCAGTAGTTTGGTACATTTTGGAGTGTGGTTTTTGTCCTAATTCCTAATTCTGAGAATAACTACTATTTGTAGATGCTCCTTAATTTCATTCCTGGTTGGTGGTGTTGACCTTCACTGAACCAAGTTTTGGAACACATAATTGAGCATATTAAGGGTCTCTGCGATTTATGTTTcctgttttttaaattttaacaaagagaagaataaagaaaacaatgaaaaggtgttttcatttcttattttcaatttttccttCACATAATACTGAAAATGAAACAAGTTTGTTGGAATAATTTGATTCACATCACATTCAGGTTTACcccttaaaatttattttcaaattcactGTTTGGACTTATGGCGGTTTGTTTTTTGAGAAGGAACCAGGTTTCTCAGAATCTTCCATTACATATAgctttaaatttatataaagatCTGAAGATGTCATTATTTGACATTGTTGGCTGATTACATTATTATGCATATAGGTTTAATAATTCTCTTCACTTGATGTTTTCGTTACAGGGCCGATTTGAAAT
The Arachis duranensis cultivar V14167 chromosome 5, aradu.V14167.gnm2.J7QH, whole genome shotgun sequence genome window above contains:
- the LOC107487588 gene encoding AT-hook motif nuclear-localized protein 8, which encodes MDSREPHHQPSHHHHPHHHHHQQPPPPPNMMVGMGPTQYSPSMMAPTTARFPFTSVVHHQHQQHQQQQQQQQQQHHQHQHQHQHQQPPVPPTNNNGNAANDNNNTVALYDGSSSALKPCGFPTTDSASAAKKKRGRPRKYSPDGNIALGLSTTHASPSPAVPPRADSSAGGSGGGGATPSSEPLAKKHRGRPPGSGKKQMDALGAGGIGFTPHVILVESGEDVAAKIMAFCQQGPRTVVILSANGAICNVTLKQPTTLGGTVTYEGRFEIISLSGSLLHSENNSDRSRPGGLNVSLAGSDGRVLGGGVAGMLTAASPVQVIVGSFIEDGKKSNSSSNNKSGPSSTPSTQMLNFGAPMTPTSPTSQGASSESSDDNDQSPPNRGPGLYNNASQPIHNMSMYHHQLWAGQTQQ